The genomic segment GCGGCCGCGGCGGACCCGGCCATCGCCGGGGAGGTCCGCCTGGAGCTCCTGGACCTCGTCGAGTCGCTGGCCGACGCGGCGAACACCGCGGCACCCCGCTTCGTCTCCGCGGCCTGGCCCGCCGCGTGGGACCGGGCGGTGACGGACCTGCTGCGGCTGCTCGACGATCCGGTGGCGGTGCACCGTGCCGCCGTCGCTGACGCCCTCGCGCAGGCCCACCAACGGGCCGACGAGGTGATCGCGGCGCTGCGGACACGGTGGGCCCTGGAGTCCACACCACGGACGAGACTCCGGCTCATCGACGCGGTCGGCTCCTTGATCGTCCACGCCGCTGAACAGCGGGGCTTCTCGGTCGGCTGGCTGCGGGAGCTCATGGACGGCGCCGAGCCCTCCGTACGCCTCGCCGCGGTGCAGGCCCTGCGCCGCGCACTGCCGGGACGGGACGACCCCGCGTACGCACGGACGGTGGCCGACGTGCTGTCCGGCAGCGAACCGGCGATGTGGCGGCCGGGCCGCGGTACGGCCGAGGCGACGGTCGTCTGGGCCGTCGGCCTGCTGGGAGAGGACCGGGCGGGAGTGGCAGCCGCGACCCACCGGCTGCTCGGCCACCCCGACCCCTCGGTGCGCGCGGGCGCGCTGCGGGCGGCCGCGCAGGCGCTCAGCCGCCGGCGCTCCGCCGTCCCGGAGCTGCTTCCGGCCGTGGCCCGTTCGCTGTCCGACCCCGAGCCCGACAACCGGCTCTTCGCCGCCCGGGTCCTCGGCATGTGCGGGCACGCCGCCCGTCCCTGGGCGGACGCGCTGGCGGCCATGGTGACGGACGACGGAGAGCCGTACCTGCCCGCCCGGTCCCACGCGATCTGGGCGCTGTCCCGGATCGGTGACGTGCGGTGCGTACCACCGCTGGTGCGGGGACTGGCCCAGGCGCGGCTCGGGTTCGCGTACCACGCGTCCCACGCCGACGGCTGGTGGACGTACGAGCTGAGCCTGACCGAGGTCGCCGCGGGGCTCAGCGCCCACGCCGACGTACTGCTGCCCCCGTTGCGGGCCCGGCTCGCCGCCGCCTCCGCCCTCGACGAACGCCGCGTGCTCTGCCAGGTGCTGGAGGCATGGGGGGCCGCAGCCGCCCCCGCCATCCCTGACCTGCTGGGCCTCCTGGACACCCACGCCGCCGTGTGGGCGCTGGACGCCCTCGCCGCGATCGGTCCGGCCGCGGCCCAGGCGGTGCCGCGTGAGCGGCTGCGCGCCCTGCTCGACGCCCCGCCCGCGGACCAGCCGTTCGCGCCGCGCAGCCTGGCACTCGCGTACGGCCGGCTGACCGGCGACCGGGAGCCCGCGCTGGCGCTGCTGATCCCGCAGCTGGGCGAGCCGTACGACCAGCAGAACGCCGCCGTGCTGCTGGCGGAACTGGGGCCGCCGGGCGCCGCGTACGCCGGGCGGCTGCGCGAACTCCTCACCGTGCACCAGGAGGGCTGGCTGCCGCTGCGTGTCGGCGAGGCACTGTGGCGGATCACCGGACAGGCCGACGAGGTGGTCCCCGTACTGGTCCGGGCGATCGCGCCGTTCGCCGAACGGGGCGGCGCCTACCGGGCGGTCGTCGAGACGGTGGAGCTGCTGGCCGAGATCGGCCCGGGCGCCGCCCCGGCGGAGCCCGTCCTGAGGGCGTTCCTCGACGCGGACGAGCGCCCGGTCAGGCACGGGACGTGGCGCTCCGTCCCGGAGGACGACGAACTGTGCGCCGCCGCGCGCGCCGCGCTCCATGCCATGTCCGCACCCGACGGCCGGTAGTCCCGCCGGCGGCAGCAGCAAAGCGCTCCCCCGGACCTGGCACCGCTAGCGCGGCGTCAGTACGCAGAACTCGTTGCCGTCGGGATCGGTCATCGCCACCGCCACCGCGCCGCCCTCGCCCTGGCCGGTGTCGGTTCGTTCGGCCCCCAGGGAGAGCAGTTGGTCGATCTCTGCCTGCCGATCGCCGTCCGCGGTGGGAGCGAGGTCGAAATGCAGCCGGTTCCTGCCTGTTTTCTGGGCCAGCGGTGGGCCACCCCACGTGATCTTCGGACCACCGTGCGGTGAGCGGATCGCGGTCTCCTGGTCCTGGTCCCAGACCAGCGGCCATCCCAGCGCCTCGCTCCAGAAGTAGCCGACTTCCTGCGAACCGTCGCAGGCCAGGGCCCCGATGAATCCGCAGTCGGCGAGGAACTTGTTGCCCGGCTCGATGACGCAGAACTCGTTGCCCTCGGGGTCGGCGAGCACGACGTGACCCTCCTCCGGGGTCTGGCCGATGTCGATGTGCCGTGCGCCGAGTTCCAGCGACCGGGTCACCGTCCGCTGCTGGTCCTCCAAGGAGGTACTCGTCAGATCGAAGTGCATCCGGTTCTGGCCGGCCTTCCGATCCCGGCTCGGCACGAAGCGGATGCGAAACCCGGTGTCATCGCTGGGCAGGAGCATGATGCCGTCGTCCGGATCGTCGATCACCTCCCAGCCCAGGACCCCGGACCAGAACCGCGCGAGCCGCAGCGGCTCGCTCGCATCGAAACAGACCGCGAACAGTTGGCACGTCATTCGCTGCGCATCTCCGATCACTGACCGACCGCTGTCGACAGGGCGCCTCGTCAGCCCGTCGAACGAAGCCTACGAGCGACCCTGTGTCACCCGCATCCAGGTTTTCGCCCGCACGCGTTCAGCATCCCGGCCGCACCAGGGAAGCGCTCAGCCCACACCCTGGTGCGAAACGGCTCAAACCAGGACGGGTTGCGGTTCCGGTTGCTGCACCGGTGCGGTCTTCAGATCCCACAGCTTGGTGGTCCGCAGGTAGCCGTGCACCACGGACGCCATCGCGAGAAGAAGAAGCGGTCCGAACACCCACGGGTGTTCGGCCATTTCCATCGGCAGATAGCGATACGCCGCCAGGAGCGCGGCGAAGACCGTTGCGCCGTGAGCGACCAGCCGTATTCCCGACGGCTCCCAGCCACGGTCGTGCGCGCGCAGCCCTGCCTCGATCGTGAAGGCGAACACCACGCCGGCAATGAGATCCGCACCGTAGTGATAACCGAATCCCAGCGTCGCGCAGAGCGTGGCGATCAGCCAGAACGTGCCCGCGTATCGCAGCGAGCGTGGGCCCTTGCGGGAATGAATGAAGATCGCGGTGGCCCACGCTGTGTGCAGGCTGGGCATGCAGTTGCGGGGGGTGACCGCATCGAAGGGCATCGGGTGCGGGGCGCCGAGCGGCGGCAGCGTGTTCGGCCACAGGTTGGCCAGTGCCCAGTGCTCGCCGCCGCCGGCGCCGATGCCGACGCCGTAGGCGTAGATCGGTCCGACGACCGGGAAGAGCATGTAGATGGCCGGCCCGAGCAGGCCGATGACCAGGAAGGTGCGCACCAGATGATGGCGCGGGAAGCGGCGCTCGGTCGCCACGTTGCGCAGCTGGTACAGCGCGACGAGGACAGCGGCCACCGCGAGCTGAATGTAGACGGCGTCGAGGACATGGCTGCCGATCGGTCCGCTGGCCCTGACGATCCGGCCCATCAGCCACGACGGATTGCCCAGCGCGCGATCGGCGGTCGCCACGTACTGATCGAGCACCATCGGGCGGGTCTTCGACGTGATGAGCAGCCAGGCATCGCCGGTCTTGCGGCCGGTGACCAGCAGCAGACCCAGCCCGACGCCCTTCAGCAGCAGGACACGTTCCCGGCCGGTGCGACGCGTGACAGCGATGACCCCATAGCTCAAAAGCACCCACAACGCGCCGTTACCGAAGGTCAGCCTGGTGTCGGCCGTCCACCGCACCAGGAAGAAGACGACGTCGATGCCGAGCGCGGCACCCAGCGCAATGAGCCGTTGCCGCCAGGTGAGCACCAGCATCATCAACGCCATACCGGCGTACAGCAGCGGCCCCGATTTGGGGCCGAATATCAGCTCTTGCACCTGGTTGGTGATCGGCCCCCGCAGGCCGTAGCGGCGCGCGGTGATCTCCAGCGCGATGAGGAACGCGAGGGCCGCCACACTCACCGCGGCCCACAGCATCACCCGCGGTTGGCGCCATGCGGTGAACGCAATTCTGGAGTTAATTCGTGAAAACATGCGCGATGCTATAGATATCAATTGTTTGGCCGATTTGTTAGATGTAAATAAAGACGCTCTTTGTGCTGGTTGACATGGCTTTCTGGTGAATGAACGGGCGATCAGGGCGATCGTCGCGCGGTCGATCATCCTATCGGAGTGGGTGCGGGCGGGTTTCACCGGTCGCGCATGAAGGCCGGCCAAGTGGTCTCAGCGCAATCGGCGTGCGCGCAGCACCAGGTCGTCGGTGTGGTGGGCGCCGGCACCGCCGTCGGGCGCGAGGCGCGGCCGCTGCTCATCCACCTCCACCTGCCAGTCGTCGTCGAGCAGGGCCGCGACCATCCGGGGCCAGACGTAGTCGGCCGGGTCGAAGCCGCTGTCGTCGGGCTGACGGGTGTCCATGCCCGCATGGTGCACGAGCAGCAGCACGCCGCCGGGCGCGACGGCCGCGAGCAGCGCTCGCTCGGCCGCGGCGTCGGGGGTGCGCAGCAGGGCCGGGTACTGCGCGGAGACCAGGTCGAAGGAGGCCTGCGGGAGGGCCGCGTGCGCCAGTTCGGCGTGCACCCAGCGGACGCCGAGGCCGGCGTCCCGGGCGTGGCCGGCCGCCCGCTCCAGTGCCACGCTCGAGACTTCGAGCGCGGTCACGTCCCAGCCGCCGCGCGCGAGCCAGAGCGCGTCGGCGCCCTCACCGCAGCCGACGTCGAGGACCCGTCCGGGTGTGAGACCGGCGGCCTCGGCCACGAGCGCACCGTTGGGTTGGCCGCTCCACAGCTGCTGCCGGTCGGCGTACCGGCTGTCCCACTCCTCCCGTACGGCGGGGTCCCCGACGTAGCCGTCGGCAGGAGTGGGAGCGTCGGACGCGGGCGAACCTGTTGCGATGTTGTCGGTCATGCGCCCACCGTCGCCCCTCGCGTCCCGCCCACGCCAATCCTGTTGCCGCCCTGGCAAAAGGCGAGCGACGCGGGCCGGTCCCAGAAGGCACAGGGTGACGGTGGGCTCCGTGGCACAACGATGGCCCGGACCGGCGGCCCGGGCCATCGTTCACCTCACACCGGTCCGGGCTACTGGCGCGACCTCCGGCCGCGGCTCAGGGAGAAGCCGGCCGCACCCAGCCCCAGAACGCCGACCACCAACCCGGCGATCCCCAGGGCCCGGGCGGTGGAGTCGCTGCCCGACGCGGTCGACGTGGCCGCGGCCGACGTGGTGGGCCGGGGCGTGGCCGTCGCCGGAGCGGCCGCCTGGGTGAGGCGCAGCACCGGGGCCGGATTCTCCGGTTCTTCGCCGCCGGCCTTGGGCTCCTCGATCCAGCGCGCGACTTTCCCGTCGGAGTACGTCTGCAGTGCCTTGAACACCAGCTGGTCGGTGTCGTCGGGGAGTTGGCCGAATGAGGCGTTGAAGTCCTGGTACTGGCCCGGCTGGATCTTCCCCCCGGTCCAGGTGATCTCCGAAACGGCATCGGTGATGGTGCCGTCGTCGGTCTTGATCGGCGTCTTGAGATGAGCGGTGGTCACCTTGGCGGTCCAACCGGGCTCGGCGGTGACCATCACGCCGGGAATGGGGTGATCTGCGGGAAAGACGATCTGCACCTGGGTGGTGCTGGCGGCGCCCTCCTCGTTGGGGACCCGGAAGGTCAAGGTGCCGTCGACGGCGCCCTTGGCGTAGGTCTCGGGGTGGACCGTCACGTGGGCGGATGCCACGCCGGAGGCGGCCAGCACACCCGCTGCCGCGAGCGTGGCGACTACTGCGGCACGGCGCGGGGTCCGCGGAACACGAGTGGGGGTCGGGGACATGGGTGGGCTCCGTCCGGAGGAAGTTCAATAATGCGCGAGGCCGGGATGAGAGCGCCCGGGCCGCAGGATCCGAACCACTGGAGAGGCGCTCATGGCGACGGGTCTATCACCGGCTGATGCCCCGGGGATGCGATTCGCACCATTCTGACAAGGGGGGCGGCAGCGGGTGGCACAGCGGCGCCACCACCCCCCGCGACCTGCATGGGCCCCTGGACCACCCGGATGATCCGGACAGCTCGGCGAGGATCCGGCCAGGGTGCGGCCCGCCGGGACCGCACCCCGGCGTACGGCCCGGCCCGGCGAGGGGCGCGCCGCCGAGGCGGCTACCGCACCGTGATGGTGGTCAGGCGCGTCATCTCGGGCCGCGCGAGATAGGCCCTGAACGCACCGAGGTTGACGGCACCGACGTCCAGCTGGATGGTGCCGCCCGAGAAGCCCAGTTCCTCCACCGTGAAGGTGCTCCACGCCGCGGCGGGGAACGCGCCCGCCAGGGCCGTGGTCCGCTCGGCGAACCTGAACTGGCCGGCGAGCTCGATGACCTGGACGGGTTTGTCCTTGCTCCAGTTCCTGCACGCACGCCAGTTGTCCGCGTCCGGGTCGTCCCAGAAATCCGCGAAGGGATCGGTCGCGAAGATGTCCTCGCTCTCCGAGGACGACGAACTCACCACGACGGCGGCCTTCGCCACCGGCTTCGCCCCGCTCTGCTGCGCCCGGCGCACGGCGGCCAGCTCGGCGGCACGGTACTCGGCCAGCCAGGCGGCCAGCGGTTCCGGCCCGGCACCGGGTGTGACTTGCGCCTTCCAGGTGGCAGGGTCCTTCGTATTGGTCACGATGCTCAGCAGCCGCTGGGCGTCCGGGTTGCCGTCGAGGCGCTTCCACAGCGCCAGGCAGGCCGCCGGGCCGGCGGTGTGACCGAAGGCCATACAGGCGTTGAAGGAGTCCACGTAGCTCGGGGAGAGCTGGGCCTCCGCCTCGCCGAACTCGGTGAGCGGGGACCGGAAGGAGGCGCCCGTGAACCAGCCGACGGGCTGGTCGTGGGAGTCCCAGCCCTGCTGGTACACGTCGATGACGGGGACGATGTGGGTCGCCCAGAACTTGAGCAGGTGGTTCCCGGTACCCTGCACCTGCTCCTGTGGGGTGAGGGCGGACCAGCCGGCGCGGCGCTCAGCGGTGCCGGCGGTGAAGTAGGAGGCGACGAAGCGGTCCAGCGCGGTCGCGGGCGCGGGGACGGCGGCCGGTGCGGGTTCCGGCCGCAGCCGCTTGGTCACCTTCGCGCGCGACTTCTCCGGCAGGCCGTACAGGTAGTTGAGGAAGTCCCAGGCGCTCAGCGAGCCGCGGAACTGGCGGGCGTCGTGCAGGACCAGCAGGGATTCCAGCTTCTTGGACGAGGCCAGGATGAACGACGCCTCGCGGGCGCCCGGGGCGGTCGAGGCCAGTTTGTGGAACGCGGGGATCGCCACGTCCGGGCTCTGCGTCATCCGCTCGAACCAGACCTTGGCCTCGTCGATGTAGCGCGCCAGGTGGGCGTTCGCCTCCGCGTAGGTGCCGGTCGCCGGGAACGTGGTCGTCATCTTGCTCTGCCCGGACTCGCTCGCCTTGCCCAGGCAGAAGGCGAGCCGGATGTCGGTGTCGTGGACCCGGCCCAGGATGCCGTCACACTGATGCCGGCCGCCCGTGCAGCGCTTGAGGTCCGTGCAGAGCTGGGTCTCGGTCCCGAACCCCTCGGTGAAGCCGATGTAGATGATCGTGTTCTTGGCGGAGTCGACGGTGCGCATCCGCTGGTACTCGGGATGGGTGAGCGGACCGATCCGATAGTTGTGGACGTTCGAGGTCTTCCCGGCCGTCGCGTCGAAGGTGGTCGGTGGCTCGAAGCCGCCCTGCGCGGACAGGACCGCCATGCCGATCGTGATGGCCAGCAGGGTGTTGACCTCTGCGTAGATGCCGATTCTGCTGCCGGTCGGGACGAAGGTGTCGGGCTCGCTGTAATTCCCGTGGCCCATGATGAAGGTGGTCAACTGGTGCCCCCCCGGTCTGTGACTACCGGCCCGCCGAGCGGGCCCCCATGGAGCAATGTACGCGAACCGGCGCACAACGTAAGGGAGTTGGGGCCGATTGCCATGCGTGCCCGCGGCTGCGGGCAGTCGCGTGGGTAGCGCTCGGCAGCCCGCCGAGTCGGGCGATGCGGCTGAGGCGGGCGATACGGCGAAGGCGGGCGATGCGGCTGAGGCGGCGGACGCCCGCGTTCCGGGCGGAGCGGAACCGCTCAGCGCAGTACGGCTGCCAGCAGGTCGGTGCCCAGCGCCGTCACATCGGACAGATTGAGGGTGTAGCGGACGTAACGGCCGTGCCGGCGGGCCGTGAGCAGGCCCGCGCGGCGCAGGACGGCGAGGTGGCGGGAGACCTCCGGGGGCGTGAGTTCCCAGGCGTGGGCCAGCTCGCCGGTGGTGTGCGGGCCGCGGGCCAGCGTGCGCAGCAGCCGCAGCCGTACCGGATGTGCGAGGGCCGCCAGCCGTAGCGTCACCGTCTCCAGCGAAACCGGCTCCGACGGGCTCTGCTCGGCCACGGGGTACTGCACCACCGGCTGCCACCCGGGCGCGTGGACCGCCACCAGGTGCGGGCGGCCGAAGACGCTGGGGATGAAGGTGATCCCGGTGCCGCGGGCGGCGGTCGCCTTGTCCTGCAGCTTGTCCACGATGATGCAGTCGCCGTCCGGGGCGAGGGTGACCGCGCCGGAGACCGAGGCGAGGGCCGCCTCGATGCCCTGGCGCTTCAGCAGGTCGTTCTTGATGCGCAGGTCGGTGGCGAGCTGCACGGCGACGCCCGTCCAGGCGGCGTCGAAGAAGGCCTCGGCGCACTGTTCGAGGGTGTGCCGCACCCGCGCCCGCACGGCGGCGGGGTCCGCGAGCAGCCGTTCCGCGAAGGCCTCTTGCAGCCCGCCGCGGGCCTGGGCGATGTCCAGGGCCCGTTCGCGCGCAGCCGCGTCGGTCAGCGGCGACGGCGCGCCGAAGTGGACCCGGTTGCTGCCGCAGGTGGTGACGAGCGCCGCGGTCACATACGTTTCGTCGTCGATCCGGTCCACGTCGTCCAACTCCTCGGCGAGGGTCGGTCGAGGTCGGGCTGGGATCATGAAGTCGGCCTGGGAGGAGCGCCAGAGGAACTCCGCCTCCCGCAACCGCTCGGCCAGTTCAGGCCGCAGCCCGGCCCAGACGTCCCCGGCCCAGTTGGCGAGCTGCGGGTGGTGCCCGGGTTCGGCCAGCACGTGCAGCATCGCCGTCAGTTCGGCCAGCGGGGAGGCGGCGAACCGCAGTCGCTCGGACGGCAGGCCGCTGATGTCGATCCTCAAGGTCACCCCCTCATCATCACTGACCGCATGGCCGACGACGCCGTCGG from the Streptomyces sp. RKAG293 genome contains:
- a CDS encoding HEAT repeat domain-containing protein — protein: MSDALARLGDVDWAALRHAYGAADDVPGMLRDLYRPGRAAAAADDLLTHVHHQGGAVCSSAPAALAYVVAAAADPAIAGEVRLELLDLVESLADAANTAAPRFVSAAWPAAWDRAVTDLLRLLDDPVAVHRAAVADALAQAHQRADEVIAALRTRWALESTPRTRLRLIDAVGSLIVHAAEQRGFSVGWLRELMDGAEPSVRLAAVQALRRALPGRDDPAYARTVADVLSGSEPAMWRPGRGTAEATVVWAVGLLGEDRAGVAAATHRLLGHPDPSVRAGALRAAAQALSRRRSAVPELLPAVARSLSDPEPDNRLFAARVLGMCGHAARPWADALAAMVTDDGEPYLPARSHAIWALSRIGDVRCVPPLVRGLAQARLGFAYHASHADGWWTYELSLTEVAAGLSAHADVLLPPLRARLAAASALDERRVLCQVLEAWGAAAAPAIPDLLGLLDTHAAVWALDALAAIGPAAAQAVPRERLRALLDAPPADQPFAPRSLALAYGRLTGDREPALALLIPQLGEPYDQQNAAVLLAELGPPGAAYAGRLRELLTVHQEGWLPLRVGEALWRITGQADEVVPVLVRAIAPFAERGGAYRAVVETVELLAEIGPGAAPAEPVLRAFLDADERPVRHGTWRSVPEDDELCAAARAALHAMSAPDGR
- a CDS encoding putative adhesin; this encodes MTTFIMGHGNYSEPDTFVPTGSRIGIYAEVNTLLAITIGMAVLSAQGGFEPPTTFDATAGKTSNVHNYRIGPLTHPEYQRMRTVDSAKNTIIYIGFTEGFGTETQLCTDLKRCTGGRHQCDGILGRVHDTDIRLAFCLGKASESGQSKMTTTFPATGTYAEANAHLARYIDEAKVWFERMTQSPDVAIPAFHKLASTAPGAREASFILASSKKLESLLVLHDARQFRGSLSAWDFLNYLYGLPEKSRAKVTKRLRPEPAPAAVPAPATALDRFVASYFTAGTAERRAGWSALTPQEQVQGTGNHLLKFWATHIVPVIDVYQQGWDSHDQPVGWFTGASFRSPLTEFGEAEAQLSPSYVDSFNACMAFGHTAGPAACLALWKRLDGNPDAQRLLSIVTNTKDPATWKAQVTPGAGPEPLAAWLAEYRAAELAAVRRAQQSGAKPVAKAAVVVSSSSSESEDIFATDPFADFWDDPDADNWRACRNWSKDKPVQVIELAGQFRFAERTTALAGAFPAAAWSTFTVEELGFSGGTIQLDVGAVNLGAFRAYLARPEMTRLTTITVR
- a CDS encoding class I SAM-dependent methyltransferase, with the translated sequence MTDNIATGSPASDAPTPADGYVGDPAVREEWDSRYADRQQLWSGQPNGALVAEAAGLTPGRVLDVGCGEGADALWLARGGWDVTALEVSSVALERAAGHARDAGLGVRWVHAELAHAALPQASFDLVSAQYPALLRTPDAAAERALLAAVAPGGVLLLVHHAGMDTRQPDDSGFDPADYVWPRMVAALLDDDWQVEVDEQRPRLAPDGGAGAHHTDDLVLRARRLR
- a CDS encoding VOC family protein; translation: MTCQLFAVCFDASEPLRLARFWSGVLGWEVIDDPDDGIMLLPSDDTGFRIRFVPSRDRKAGQNRMHFDLTSTSLEDQQRTVTRSLELGARHIDIGQTPEEGHVVLADPEGNEFCVIEPGNKFLADCGFIGALACDGSQEVGYFWSEALGWPLVWDQDQETAIRSPHGGPKITWGGPPLAQKTGRNRLHFDLAPTADGDRQAEIDQLLSLGAERTDTGQGEGGAVAVAMTDPDGNEFCVLTPR
- a CDS encoding phosphatase PAP2 family protein, encoding MFSRINSRIAFTAWRQPRVMLWAAVSVAALAFLIALEITARRYGLRGPITNQVQELIFGPKSGPLLYAGMALMMLVLTWRQRLIALGAALGIDVVFFLVRWTADTRLTFGNGALWVLLSYGVIAVTRRTGRERVLLLKGVGLGLLLVTGRKTGDAWLLITSKTRPMVLDQYVATADRALGNPSWLMGRIVRASGPIGSHVLDAVYIQLAVAAVLVALYQLRNVATERRFPRHHLVRTFLVIGLLGPAIYMLFPVVGPIYAYGVGIGAGGGEHWALANLWPNTLPPLGAPHPMPFDAVTPRNCMPSLHTAWATAIFIHSRKGPRSLRYAGTFWLIATLCATLGFGYHYGADLIAGVVFAFTIEAGLRAHDRGWEPSGIRLVAHGATVFAALLAAYRYLPMEMAEHPWVFGPLLLLAMASVVHGYLRTTKLWDLKTAPVQQPEPQPVLV
- a CDS encoding helix-turn-helix domain-containing protein, encoding MTLRIDISGLPSERLRFAASPLAELTAMLHVLAEPGHHPQLANWAGDVWAGLRPELAERLREAEFLWRSSQADFMIPARPRPTLAEELDDVDRIDDETYVTAALVTTCGSNRVHFGAPSPLTDAAARERALDIAQARGGLQEAFAERLLADPAAVRARVRHTLEQCAEAFFDAAWTGVAVQLATDLRIKNDLLKRQGIEAALASVSGAVTLAPDGDCIIVDKLQDKATAARGTGITFIPSVFGRPHLVAVHAPGWQPVVQYPVAEQSPSEPVSLETVTLRLAALAHPVRLRLLRTLARGPHTTGELAHAWELTPPEVSRHLAVLRRAGLLTARRHGRYVRYTLNLSDVTALGTDLLAAVLR
- a CDS encoding YcnI family protein yields the protein MSPTPTRVPRTPRRAAVVATLAAAGVLAASGVASAHVTVHPETYAKGAVDGTLTFRVPNEEGAASTTQVQIVFPADHPIPGVMVTAEPGWTAKVTTAHLKTPIKTDDGTITDAVSEITWTGGKIQPGQYQDFNASFGQLPDDTDQLVFKALQTYSDGKVARWIEEPKAGGEEPENPAPVLRLTQAAAPATATPRPTTSAAATSTASGSDSTARALGIAGLVVGVLGLGAAGFSLSRGRRSRQ